The stretch of DNA TGGACATCTTTAAAAAATGGTTGTAATGCTTGTTTTGACACCGGCTTCGTTAGTAAGCTGACAAACACCATTCCTAATAGACTTACCGGTACACTGATATAAACAGGATCCAATCCAAATGGGTTGCCAAGTGATAACCAAAGTATAGCGCTGCCTATTCCGCCAACCATGGAAGTAATAGCACCAGCTTTTGTTGCCCGTTTCCAGTACAACCCTAACAAAATAGAGACTGCGAAGGATGAACCAATCAGGGCAGCTGCATTAATCCAAATCTGCTGAATTAATGGCAGCGGGTTTAACGCAAACGGTATTGGTAAAATCCCCATAATCAATACCACTATTCTGGTAATCTTTAATTGTTGTTTGTCGCTTAATTTTTTCTTCATTACATTTTTCATAATATCATGAGAGATTGAACTTCCAAGCATCAACAAAACGGCACTTACAGTAGACTGAATCGCTGCTAAAATCGCTGCTAAAAGCAATCCACCCAATACTGGCGGCAATAGATCCATGGCGATTGTAGAGCTGGCTAAATCAGGTGAAGTTAAATTAGGATATAGAACTCTTGCACTAACCCCAAGGATAGCGATAGAAACCGCTACAATTGCCTGAAAAATAAAAGATATACCTACTGCACGACGGATAGTTTTATTATCTTTTATTGAATAAAAACGAATAGCAATAATAGGATATCCGATCATCATGATAAAGAATGACAGAGCGACTGCCGTTAAAGCCGATGAAGGCATCCCGGTGGCAACAAGATTCGGATCAATCGAAGATAATGTTTCATTTAATTTACTAAAGCCCCCTGCCTTTGATACTGCAAAAGGCACCGCAATCGCAAATCCTAGAGCAAAGACAATCATTTGGAGCACGTCTGTATAAGCAATGGCAAATAACCCGCCCATTACAGTGTAAGCAATAAATATAAATGCAATAATTAATACACCCCATGTAATAGGGATATCGAAAACAACATTTAATAAATATGATCCCCCAACTAATTCAGCTACTACTGTCATCCCGTAACAAACTAATAGAATAAGAACAGAAATCACTCGGATGGCATTACTTTCATAGCGGGTTCCTAATAGGTCGGGAATGGTTAAGGCCTTATTAGAATTAAAGAATGCTTTCATTTTAGGTGCAATAAAGATGGC from Neobacillus sp. CF12 encodes:
- a CDS encoding sodium/solute symporter (Members of the Solute:Sodium Symporter (SSS), TC 2.A.21 as described in tcdb.org, catalyze solute:Na+ symport. Known solutes for members of the family include sugars, amino acids, nucleosides, inositols, vitamins, urea or anions, depending on the system.), which codes for MAIAVLVAYMLAVIGIGYYMKSRIQNEMDFLAAGGKLGVWVGGMTLAATQMSAGTAIGTVGFHYQVGYNFAWIWPAIWASWVIMAIFIAPKMKAFFNSNKALTIPDLLGTRYESNAIRVISVLILLVCYGMTVVAELVGGSYLLNVVFDIPITWGVLIIAFIFIAYTVMGGLFAIAYTDVLQMIVFALGFAIAVPFAVSKAGGFSKLNETLSSIDPNLVATGMPSSALTAVALSFFIMMIGYPIIAIRFYSIKDNKTIRRAVGISFIFQAIVAVSIAILGVSARVLYPNLTSPDLASSTIAMDLLPPVLGGLLLAAILAAIQSTVSAVLLMLGSSISHDIMKNVMKKKLSDKQQLKITRIVVLIMGILPIPFALNPLPLIQQIWINAAALIGSSFAVSILLGLYWKRATKAGAITSMVGGIGSAILWLSLGNPFGLDPVYISVPVSLLGMVFVSLLTKPVSKQALQPFFKDVQASESGNTIAG